In Allocoprobacillus halotolerans, a genomic segment contains:
- a CDS encoding PadR family transcriptional regulator, with amino-acid sequence MNERYERQLKKGILEILVLQLLSKEKMYGYQMILCMKEKSHGMFEMKEGTLYPILYRLEEDECVQSQWSPPQNKEVSRKYYCITEKGLTQLDVLKKLWKRYVDVVDEILEENEYE; translated from the coding sequence ATGAATGAAAGATATGAAAGACAATTAAAGAAGGGGATTTTAGAAATTTTAGTTTTACAGCTTCTTTCAAAAGAAAAAATGTATGGCTATCAAATGATTTTATGTATGAAAGAGAAAAGTCATGGGATGTTTGAAATGAAAGAAGGAACTCTTTATCCTATTTTATATCGCTTGGAAGAAGACGAATGTGTTCAAAGTCAATGGAGTCCACCACAGAATAAAGAAGTTTCAAGAAAATATTATTGCATCACTGAAAAGGGACTGACACAATTAGATGTATTAAAAAAATTGTGGAAAAGATATGTTGATGTCGTGGATGAAATATTGGAGGAAAATGAATATGAATAG
- a CDS encoding HAAS signaling domain-containing protein, with protein sequence MNRNQYIKQVLKLLGCSKEQKKKIRLDLENDIDIALKNHESFDEIIKRMGAPEELACEFNENMGVTPPRSHKKMILIIVGIVLIIILAAYLFVLSLMP encoded by the coding sequence ATGAATAGAAATCAATATATTAAACAAGTTTTAAAATTATTGGGATGTTCTAAAGAGCAGAAAAAGAAGATTCGATTAGATTTAGAAAATGATATTGATATAGCATTAAAAAATCATGAAAGTTTTGATGAAATCATAAAAAGAATGGGTGCACCTGAAGAATTGGCGTGTGAATTTAATGAGAATATGGGTGTCACACCACCTCGTTCTCATAAAAAAATGATTTTGATTATTGTTGGAATTGTGTTGATTATCATTCTGGCAGCTTATTTGTTTGTGCTTTCTTTGATGCCTTAA
- a CDS encoding DUF3887 domain-containing protein has product MEDVILDVFPLDEQGIIQRCDEKMAQSLKENSLSDALKQLGELGDFQRITSERYVEVKQNGTICVVGEIVALYQNRSVTYTITLDENYQLAGLYMK; this is encoded by the coding sequence ATGGAAGATGTTATTTTAGATGTTTTTCCTTTAGATGAGCAGGGAATTATCCAACGTTGTGATGAAAAAATGGCTCAATCTTTAAAAGAAAATTCATTAAGTGATGCTTTAAAACAATTAGGTGAACTAGGAGATTTTCAACGTATAACAAGTGAAAGATATGTTGAAGTTAAACAAAATGGAACGATTTGTGTCGTTGGAGAAATTGTCGCACTCTATCAAAATAGAAGTGTAACATATACTATTACTTTGGATGAAAATTATCAATTAGCTGGTCTCTATATGAAATAA
- a CDS encoding DUF3784 domain-containing protein, with amino-acid sequence MLWFIISVFLVISIVLLMGKGAFFIAGYNTASDEEKAQYHEKSYAAPSD; translated from the coding sequence ATGTTGTGGTTTATTATTAGTGTTTTTCTTGTAATTTCAATCGTTTTATTAATGGGAAAAGGAGCATTTTTCATTGCTGGTTATAATACTGCTAGTGATGAAGAAAAGGCACAATATCATGAAAAAAGCTATGCCGCACCATCGGATTAG
- a CDS encoding PucR family transcriptional regulator ligand-binding domain-containing protein produces MGFTIEDALNETQSLYQLTLLCGKNGCANAMSWVHLIEDTTTIQQLWGKELIVTSGLGFQKEGALLKLVEYLVKYHSVGLIINTGKYIFDVPRDVLDYCEANDFPLLVSPWHIHMVDLIKDFCMRCLFSQREDYQITQYFQNIFSDPRTIEENRIELMRSFDVDGDFQVLLVDIEDASQYSEIERRRLSMQLQLYFEKIECPYSFFGMMVIMY; encoded by the coding sequence ATGGGATTTACTATCGAAGATGCATTGAATGAAACTCAAAGTTTATATCAATTAACTTTATTGTGTGGTAAAAATGGCTGTGCAAACGCGATGAGTTGGGTTCATTTGATAGAAGATACAACCACAATTCAGCAATTATGGGGAAAAGAATTGATTGTGACAAGTGGTTTAGGATTTCAAAAAGAAGGTGCTTTATTAAAGCTTGTTGAGTATTTAGTCAAATATCATAGTGTGGGTTTAATTATTAATACTGGAAAATATATTTTTGATGTGCCTCGGGATGTTCTTGATTACTGTGAGGCGAATGATTTTCCATTGCTTGTCTCTCCTTGGCATATACATATGGTCGATTTAATAAAAGATTTTTGTATGCGTTGTTTATTCTCACAAAGAGAGGATTATCAAATTACGCAGTATTTTCAAAATATTTTTAGTGATCCCCGAACAATAGAAGAAAACAGAATTGAATTAATGCGTAGTTTTGATGTAGATGGCGATTTTCAAGTTTTGTTGGTAGATATTGAAGATGCCAGTCAATATAGTGAAATTGAAAGAAGAAGATTGTCCATGCAATTGCAATTATATTTTGAAAAAATAGAGTGTCCGTATAGTTTTTTTGGTATGATGGTTATTATGTATTGA
- a CDS encoding PucR family transcriptional regulator: MIVNNLLEDVFLKLVHSMYRRAKGRMKVKSLFVGIGTKMKDIRELHLSYQRALSAVSLARMFHQNIMCFDDMGIYQILFSIQDKKILSDMYHRLLDCLIQYDKKHHGELEKTFYYYLKYDGSPQKIAKVTYTHRNTVNYRIDKIKKLLNNDLATFEDKFPYMMAFYIAKMME, encoded by the coding sequence TTGATTGTAAATAATTTGTTAGAAGATGTCTTTTTGAAACTTGTTCATTCGATGTATCGTCGAGCTAAAGGAAGAATGAAAGTCAAATCGTTGTTTGTAGGTATTGGAACGAAAATGAAAGATATTCGAGAACTTCATTTAAGTTATCAAAGAGCATTGTCAGCTGTATCTCTAGCAAGAATGTTTCATCAAAATATTATGTGTTTTGATGATATGGGAATCTATCAGATTTTATTTTCAATTCAAGATAAAAAAATACTATCAGATATGTATCATCGTTTATTGGATTGTCTTATTCAATATGATAAAAAACATCATGGAGAATTGGAAAAAACATTTTATTATTATTTAAAATATGATGGCAGTCCTCAAAAAATAGCAAAGGTGACATATACGCATCGTAATACGGTTAATTATCGTATAGATAAAATAAAAAAACTTTTAAATAATGATTTGGCAACTTTTGAAGATAAGTTTCCATATATGATGGCTTTCTATATAGCGAAAATGATGGAATAA